A window of Gloeocapsopsis sp. IPPAS B-1203 genomic DNA:
CTTCCATTAAGTGCAGTGACCAAGCCACCAGCGCTACATCAAATATGAGAATTGGTATCAGCATTCTTAAAAAGTTAATTCTTATTCATATATCTTAACAAGAAAATTTACAATGCGCTTGCAACGAAATATGAGTTAATTCTTAAGCTGTGACTCTGACTGGACACCCGCGATCGCGCAAGTAATCTTTAATTTCTCTAACACTTAATTGACCGTAATGTAACAGCGATGCCAATAAGGCGGCTTCGGCTTTACCTTCAGTGAGTGCAGTATGAATGTGTTCGCAGTTGCCTGCACCACCAGAAGCAATGACAGGAATTTCAACTGCCGAAGCGATCGCCCGCGTTAATTCCAAGTCATATCCAGCTTGCGTGCCATCAGCATCCATGCTCGTGACTAGTAATTCGCCTGCGCCTCTTTGTGCGACTTCTTTTGCCCAAGAAAGCGCATCAATGCCAGTGTTTTCGCGTCCACCCCGTACATAAACATCCCATCCAGGGTTAGCTGCGTCTTGCCTCCGTCGTGCGTCTATAGCAATGACTATACACTGATTACCAAAGCGATCGCTAGCACGGTCAATAAGTTCAGGTTGCCTTACAGCAGCAGAATTGATACTTACTTTATCTGCGCCGGCTCTTAACAAACTTTTAATTTGTTCTAAGGATTGAATACCACCGCCAACAGTGAGGGGAATAAACACCTGTTCTGCTGTGCGATACACCACATCAATAATGATGTCGCGGTCTTCATGAGTTGCTGTAATATCAAGAAACACGAGTTCGTCTGCTCCAGCAGCATTGTAAACTTTGGCAAGTTCAACAGGATCGCCCGCATCTTGTAAATTAACAAAGTTAATTCCTTTCACCACTCGCCCCGCGTTGACATCCAAACACGGCAGAATTCTTTTTGCTAACATTGCCTGCTCCTGAGTTAGTCGTGTAACGATCAAAGCACAATTAATTTGTGTATTTAAATTAAATTTTTAATCATGGCGATAATTTCTTCTAAGCAATCTCACTCTGAACCCGAACGCCGTAACACGACAACTACTCGTCGTCCCACTCCCCAGCGTGAAGAACTTTTACAGCCGAAAGCGACAGTTGATGAGCGTAGTAAGCAAGAAGAAAGCATTCGCCCCCAAAAATTTGCTGATTACATTGGTCAAAAAGATTTAAAAGAAGTTCTTGATATTGCTATTAAAGCGGCAAAAGCTAGAAGTGAAATCCTCGATCACCTACTATTGTATGGTTCACCTGGATTGGGAAAAACCACAATGGCGCTGATTTTAGCCGCAGAAATGGGCGTTAATTGCAAAATCACGAGTGCGCCAGCCTTAGAACGTCCACGAGATATTGTGGGTCTTCTTGTGGGATTGCAGCCAGGAGATGTTTTATTTATCGATGAAATTCATCGTTTATCGCGCATGGCAGAAGAAATTTTGTATCCGGCGATGGAAGATTTTCGGGTTGACATTACAACGGGTAAAGGTTCAAGTGCCAAGTCTCGCAGCATACCCTTGCAAAAGTTTACTTTGGTAGGAGCAACAACACGCGCAGGTTCGCTATCATCACCGTTACGCGATCGCTTCGGATTAGTACAACGATTGCGGTTTTATCAGCCCGAAGAACTCAGTCAAATTGTTTTGCGTACAGCACAGTTACTTCAAACGGCGATCGCTGATGATGGGGCGCTAGAAATTGCGCGGCGATCGCGCGGAACACCAAGAATTGCCAATCGCTTGCTGAAAAGAGTACGCGACTACGCCGAAGTTAAATCTGCGGGAACTATCGACCAAAATGTTGCAGCCGAAGCATTAGAACTATTTCAAGTCGATCCTTGCGGCTTAGATTGGACAGATCGCCAAATGCTAAGTGTGATGATTGAACAGTTTAATGGCGGACCTGTCGGTATTGAAACAATGGCAGCAGCCACAGGCGAAGATACACAGACGATTGAGGAAGTGTATGAACCATACCTGATGCAAATAGGCTATCTCCAGCGAACACCTCGCGGTAGAGTTGCTAGTCCTGCAGCATATCAACACTTGGGTTTTACTCCGCCTAATGAGCAGCTTTCTTTACTACCATAAGCATGGAACTTGGTAATGGGTAATGGGTAATGGGTGCTTAAATTTAATAATCCATCACCGCTTATCATTATGCTGGAACTAATTCAGCTTTTTTGGGTTGGGTATCTTGCCTGATCAAGTTAAAGTTTGGTACCTTCGTCAGTCTTGTAGCGCACTATTTAATACAGATAAATCTAGATGATACGACTCATTGTTATTTTCTTAATACTTTTATTTGGGGTAACGGAACCGGCGTTAGCGCAATCCCAACCACAAATAACAGCAGAACAGTTTCAACAACTCGACAGTTTAGCCCAACAAGCTTTAGATGCTACCAACAGTGGCGATTTTGCCACTGCAGAAACCTACTGGACGCAAATTATTGACTTATTTCCTGATAACCCTGCTGCATGGAGTAATCGTGGAAATGCCAGAGTGAGTCAAAACAAACTTGATGAAGCACTAGCCGACTACGATAAATCTGTAGAATTAGCCCCGAATGCTCCCGATCCTTACTTAAATCGCGGTACAGCCTATGAGGGATTAGAACGATGGGATCTGGCGATCGCTGACTACAATCGCGTCCTCGAAATTGACCCCAATGATGCGATGGCGTATAACAATCGCGGTAATGCTGAGGCTGGTTTAGGACAATGGGAAAATGCCATTGCCGATTATCGTAAATCAACAGAGATTGCCTCTAATTTTGCTTTTGCTCGTGCCAACTATGCTTTAGCGTTGTATCAAGTCGGCAAAAAAGACGAAGCAATTCGTAATATGCGCAATATTGTCCGTAAATATCCTAACTTTGCTGATATGCGGGCTGCCCTAACTGCAGCATATTGGGAACAAGGAAAACAAGGCGAAGCTGAGAGTAACTGGGTATCAGCAGTTGGACTCGATCAACGTTATCAAGATATCAACTGGGTCGCAAATATACGTCGTTGGCCTCCTGTCATGGTAGCAGCATTAGAGAAGTTTCAGAAATTAAAATCTTAGCAAGCTAATTTGGTAATAGGTAATGGCGAATGGGTAATAGGTGTTTTTTCAATGTCTAATTAACAATTACCAATGACCAAGTACCAATTACCAGTCAAGATGAAGTATTAAATTGATATGACGCACTTCGGTATTCTTTGCCCTAGTTCTCCTGGACATCTCAATCCAATGATGGCATTGGGTAAGGAATTAGTACGACGCGGACATCGTGTTACCTTAATTCAAGTTCCGGAACTAGAGTCTCAAGCATTAGCAGCAGGGTTAGAGTTTCAAGCAATTGGTGCCAAAGAGTTTCCACCTGGGATACTTGCCGAAAAATTTGCTCGTCTTGGTCAACTCAGTGGTTTGAAGGCGATCGCATTTACACTCGATTTAATCAAACAGGGTGGCACAATTATCCTGCGTGATGCTCCAAAAATGATTACATCAATTGGCATCGAAGCATTATTAGTTGATCAAGTTTCTCCAGAAAGTGCAACTGTAGCAAAGCACTTGAACATTCCTTTCATCACAATCTGTAATGCATTAATTCTCAATCAAGAACCTGGGATTCCTCCTTTTGTAACACCTTGGCAGCGTAACACAGCTTGGTGGGCATTACTTCGGAATGGCGTAACTTATGCAGTTTTAGAACGTGTCGCCCAACCTGTTCGCCAAGTCTTAGATGATTACCACCGCAAGTGGAATTTACCACTTTATAAAAAAGTTGCAGACTCGTTATCCAACTTGGCACAAATTAGCCAGCAACCTGCAGAATTTGAGTTTCCTCGAACGCAGTTACCAGAGTGTTTTCACTTTGCAGGACCTTTTGTTGATCCTGCTGGGCGTAAACCAGTAGCTTTTCCTTATGAAAAATTAACTGGACAACCACTCATTTATGCTTCAATGGGAACACTACAAAATCAGCAGCAGAAAATTTT
This region includes:
- a CDS encoding glycosyltransferase, producing the protein MTHFGILCPSSPGHLNPMMALGKELVRRGHRVTLIQVPELESQALAAGLEFQAIGAKEFPPGILAEKFARLGQLSGLKAIAFTLDLIKQGGTIILRDAPKMITSIGIEALLVDQVSPESATVAKHLNIPFITICNALILNQEPGIPPFVTPWQRNTAWWALLRNGVTYAVLERVAQPVRQVLDDYHRKWNLPLYKKVADSLSNLAQISQQPAEFEFPRTQLPECFHFAGPFVDPAGRKPVAFPYEKLTGQPLIYASMGTLQNQQQKIFQAIASACTNFNVQLVISLGGGSTPESLLELLGKPLVVQYAPQLELLQKATLTITHAGLNTALESLSNGVPMVAIPITNDQPGVAARIAWTGTGEFVSLSRLSVPRLQKAIQQILTNENYKQNALKLQQAIHRAGGVRRAADIIEQAVLTKQPVLNHTSF
- the hisF gene encoding imidazole glycerol phosphate synthase subunit HisF, translated to MLAKRILPCLDVNAGRVVKGINFVNLQDAGDPVELAKVYNAAGADELVFLDITATHEDRDIIIDVVYRTAEQVFIPLTVGGGIQSLEQIKSLLRAGADKVSINSAAVRQPELIDRASDRFGNQCIVIAIDARRRQDAANPGWDVYVRGGRENTGIDALSWAKEVAQRGAGELLVTSMDADGTQAGYDLELTRAIASAVEIPVIASGGAGNCEHIHTALTEGKAEAALLASLLHYGQLSVREIKDYLRDRGCPVRVTA
- the ruvB gene encoding Holliday junction branch migration DNA helicase RuvB; the protein is MAIISSKQSHSEPERRNTTTTRRPTPQREELLQPKATVDERSKQEESIRPQKFADYIGQKDLKEVLDIAIKAAKARSEILDHLLLYGSPGLGKTTMALILAAEMGVNCKITSAPALERPRDIVGLLVGLQPGDVLFIDEIHRLSRMAEEILYPAMEDFRVDITTGKGSSAKSRSIPLQKFTLVGATTRAGSLSSPLRDRFGLVQRLRFYQPEELSQIVLRTAQLLQTAIADDGALEIARRSRGTPRIANRLLKRVRDYAEVKSAGTIDQNVAAEALELFQVDPCGLDWTDRQMLSVMIEQFNGGPVGIETMAAATGEDTQTIEEVYEPYLMQIGYLQRTPRGRVASPAAYQHLGFTPPNEQLSLLP
- a CDS encoding tetratricopeptide repeat protein, whose protein sequence is MIRLIVIFLILLFGVTEPALAQSQPQITAEQFQQLDSLAQQALDATNSGDFATAETYWTQIIDLFPDNPAAWSNRGNARVSQNKLDEALADYDKSVELAPNAPDPYLNRGTAYEGLERWDLAIADYNRVLEIDPNDAMAYNNRGNAEAGLGQWENAIADYRKSTEIASNFAFARANYALALYQVGKKDEAIRNMRNIVRKYPNFADMRAALTAAYWEQGKQGEAESNWVSAVGLDQRYQDINWVANIRRWPPVMVAALEKFQKLKS